In the bacterium genome, CACGGTGCGTTCGGGTCGAGCGGACCCGCGGCGTACCCAGCCACGCAGAAGAGCGCAGTCTTCCCGACGACGATGATGTCGCCGGTGCTGGTGATGGATGGATTCGGGTCGTTGCCGGTCAGGTCCGCGATCCGCAGACCATGTCCGCGGTCATAGCGCCGCAATCCGTGTTTGCGGGGATAGGCGATGTTGGACATAAGGCCGCCGCCGGGCAGGTAGTAGTTGCAGTCACAGGCCCAGATCTTCGTACCGTCGGCCTGATTCAGGCAGAACAGCACGTCGTCGTCGGTCTGGATGTACACGTAGCCGTTGGCCGCAACAATGGGTGTGGTGTTGAGCGCGATGCCCTGGCCCAGTGACTTCTGCCAGTTTATGCTGCCGGTTGCGGGGTCGATGCTGTAGACCGTGCCCTGGTCGGTGCCGATAAAGAGCGCCGACTGGCCGAGCGCAGGCCTGGACCCGAGGCCGTCCAGCGCCAGCGGGGGCCATTTGTTTGTGCTGTCCGGGTTGATCGCATACAGAGATGGCGGGTTGCCGCCGCCGGTATCGGTTCCGCAGTAGACCGTGCCATCGCTGCCGATTATCGGCCCGCCGACCTCACCGCTGGGAATGAGATGGCGACGCCACACGGGCGAACTGAGGTTTGCGTCCAGCTTGATCAGATAGCCGCCGTCGGTGCCGCAGTAGACGCTGCCGTCTGCGTCGATTGCCGGCGCGTCAACGACCGCCTCGTTGGTGCCGACGACGTAGTCGGCTGCCTTGGTCACAGAACCGCTGGCGTCGGTGAACTTGTACAACCGACCCTGGCTGTCATTCTCTACCTCGCGGCCGACGTAGATGTCTCCGCCGCTTATCGCCGGCGCGCCGAACGGGATGAAGGGTTCCAGACTCTCAACCGACACGTTCGGCCACCGCCAGGCGTGAGATAGACTGGGGAGAGACAGTGCGTAGAGCTCACCTTCCTCACTCCCGACGATGACATGAGCGGTGGCGGCGCAGAAGGCAGGGTCGCCGATGAATTCATACTCCGACGAGGGCCACGAGGTCGTGGTCGAACCCTGGATCTTTTTGTTGGTGGCTTTGAGGGAGTAGAACTTGAAGTCGCCGCTGCTGGGACCCAGCAAGACCTCTTCCGCGCCGTCATTGGCCACGAGCATAGAAGTGGTGAACGCACCTTCTTCGCCGTCCTGCCACCACCATTTGACGCCGCCCTCAAGGCCGACGGGTATCTGGACCGTGTCCGGGAGCGACTTCGCTTTCTTCCAGTCCTGCACCCACACGATGACCTTCGCGTTTCCGACGTCGTTGAAGATGTTGGTGACCGTGAAGGTGCAGGGCGTGGGAGTCAGTTCGGTCGTCGTGTCGCCCTTCGGCCATTTGACGATGGCGCAGAGGCTGTCGTCGTCCGGGTCGTGGCCGTAGACGGTGATGTTCGTTGGGGCGCCCTTGACCGCGACCGGCGGGAACAGCACCGAGTCAACGATCGGCCGCTGGTTCAGCACGACCTTCACGGACTTGGCCGGAGAGAAGTCGGAAGCCTTCTTCGGGTCATCGTCACGAATCGCCTGCGCCTTGACGGAGTACGTGCCGGCCGCGTCCCACTCGTGGGTCACTGCCGCGGTTTCATTGGAGGCGTAAGCGACGTCGCCGGTGTCGGTCGCGTCCTGCCAGTCCATGATGTAGCGAATGAAGCCCTTCGAGGTAGTGGTAACAACACTGCAGGAGTAGGTGGAGTAAGTCCAGGTAGAATCAGCCCCCCAGGGAGCGCCCGGGGTCGCCGGCGGTTTGTTCGGACAGCCGGTCAGGCACAGGATGACCACCAGGGCCAGCACAGATGTCGCTGCCGTCTTTCTCCAAGTCATACAGTCCTCCCTGTAGGCCGCTGGTTTCGGCTACCGGGTGACGACTGGGCCGTGGAACACGCCGACTTCCGGCATGCGGACGCTGCCGCCGTTGCCGTCTTCAAAGTAGTAGTAGTAAGTGTGCATGTTGCTGAGGAACTCGGCGCTCTGGTAGGCGTACAGGCCGTTGGCAGCGTCGCCCTTGATGCGCTTCATGGAGTGCGGGACGTTGTCGATGTAGATGAGCGCGACCGGCGGATCATCGCCGTCCACGTCGTTGTAATGCACGAGGAAGCTGTAGCGAACGGGGCAGCCCCACCCGTTCTGGGTTCCGCCGACCTTCGGCTCATTCCGCTGGTCGAGCAGCGCCGGGGGCGTGTTCGGCATGGCCACCACTTCCGGCCCGCGCAGGAAGCCGGCGGACGGCAGACTCACGCAGTCGCCGTTGCGGTCCTTGGCCAGGAAGTAGTAGGCGTGAGGACCGACCGGCAGCAGGGTCTGGTAGTGGTAGACGCCGTCGTTGGCCTTGCCGCTGTGGAGTTTCATGTCGTGGTAGATGCCGTCGACGACCACTTTGACCATGGGCGACGGCGGGCAATCCCGGTCCTTGTAGTGAACCGCATAGGTGTAGATGCTCTGCTTCGAGCCGTAGTCGAAATAGACGCCGCCGTCGGTCAGTACCGGCAGCAGGTTCATCGGTTTCTTAGCGCCGACGAACGGGCCGTCGTATGCCCCGTAGCGCGGGACACGTTCACTCGCGCCGCGCGCGTCCTCGACGTAGAAGTAGTGCGAGTGCTCGCCCGGAGGAAGAGTCAGCCGGGCCCGATAGGTAGCCTGGGCGGCGGTACCCTTGCCGACTCGCTTCAACGGGTAGGCGATGTTGTCAATGTAGACTTCCACCTTGGCGGCGACGTCGCCGTCCGGATCACTGTAGTTGAGGGTGGCGACGTAGACGGTTTTCGCTACGCCCGTCATCGGTGAAATCATCGGGTGGCAGATGCAGGGCTTGGCGTTGCCCTGGAAAGCCAGCGACGGCGTGGCGAGGACCAGGACCATGAGAACAACTGAAGCTGCGGCAAAAGCATAGTGCTTTGTGCGCATTCTTCCTCCTTTTTTCATAGCTCCGGTATTATAGGTTTGTCGGCATTGGGTGTCAAGGGAAGTGACCCCTGACCGCGCGTCTCAGGCGCGCAGACCCCTGCTGCTACGACCGGGATGCAGACAATAAGTCGGCCATGACCCGCCGCGCGCCGCGCGGCGTGCATGACCCAGTGGCAACCTGAAGGCTGGAGCACCACCTCCATCTTACATTCCGTTATGTTCCTGTCAACAAAGCATTTGCGCCCGAGAACCGATATTGGGACAACCACGGAGGCCACAGAGGAGGAAGAGCGGGTGATGCGGGATTCGGCCCGGACTCTCTCCGTCTCTGTGCTCTCCGTGGTTCAATATCGGAATCATGGTTGCGGGCGTCCCGGGAGCGGTCTCAGAAGGTCGGCTCGCCCGACCCCTGTCTGCGCTGTCGCGTAAGCATGCGATTGCCGCGTCCTGCGTAGTTCCTCAGAATTGGATCTGCCCGAAATGATGCGGAGATGAGGTGGCATCATGGTGTGGGCGCTGCAGAATACTTGGTCTGGTAGGCTCGGTCAAGCTGGCGTTGCAGAACGGCAATGCGCTCAGTCAGCTTGAAGTAGTCGACGCTACGATGGAGTACGCGGAGTCGATGGCACTGGCGAGGCGACAGTCGCTTGGACTCAAGCAGCCGGTGGTAGGGCGTAGCGATTGTCCGGCGGCGTCGGGCAGATGGTCTGTCGGTTGCTGCCGAGGCCTGGAACTTCATGGTCGGCATGAACAGGTTGTGACGGAGTGAAATGAGCGGTGCCAGTTGACGCAGAATGAGGTACTCCGGTCTGGTTTCATAGCGTCGGTAGCCGACATAGGCTCTGACCAGTGACCCGTTCTTACTCTCCACATAGGGCGCATCGTTCTTGTGGTAGGCGCGCGACCGGGTCTGTTTGAGCTTCCGGCGGCGGGCGGTCCCGATCAGGGTACGATTGATGAACTCGCCGCCGTTGTCGG is a window encoding:
- a CDS encoding PQQ-binding-like beta-propeller repeat protein, yielding MTWRKTAATSVLALVVILCLTGCPNKPPATPGAPWGADSTWTYSTYSCSVVTTTSKGFIRYIMDWQDATDTGDVAYASNETAAVTHEWDAAGTYSVKAQAIRDDDPKKASDFSPAKSVKVVLNQRPIVDSVLFPPVAVKGAPTNITVYGHDPDDDSLCAIVKWPKGDTTTELTPTPCTFTVTNIFNDVGNAKVIVWVQDWKKAKSLPDTVQIPVGLEGGVKWWWQDGEEGAFTTSMLVANDGAEEVLLGPSSGDFKFYSLKATNKKIQGSTTTSWPSSEYEFIGDPAFCAATAHVIVGSEEGELYALSLPSLSHAWRWPNVSVESLEPFIPFGAPAISGGDIYVGREVENDSQGRLYKFTDASGSVTKAADYVVGTNEAVVDAPAIDADGSVYCGTDGGYLIKLDANLSSPVWRRHLIPSGEVGGPIIGSDGTVYCGTDTGGGNPPSLYAINPDSTNKWPPLALDGLGSRPALGQSALFIGTDQGTVYSIDPATGSINWQKSLGQGIALNTTPIVAANGYVYIQTDDDVLFCLNQADGTKIWACDCNYYLPGGGLMSNIAYPRKHGLRRYDRGHGLRIADLTGNDPNPSITSTGDIIVVGKTALFCVAGYAAGPLDPNAP